From the Achromobacter xylosoxidans A8 genome, the window TTTCAGCGATACGTCCTGCAACGCGCGGATATTGCCGTAGGCGGCCGATACCGCCTCGACTTCAAGCAGATATTCAGCCACCAGCGGCTCCCTTGCCCAGATAGGCTTCGATGACCCGGGGGTTGCTGCGCACTTCCGCGGGCGTGCCTTCGGCGATCTTCTCGCCGAAGGACATGACGGTGATGCGATCCGAGATCGACATCACCAGCTGCATGACGTGCTCCACCAGCAGCACCGTGATGCCGTCGCGTTCGCACAGCTCGGTCAGCAGGCGGTCCAGCGTTTCGATCTCGCGGTTGCGCAGGCCGGCCGCCGGTTCGTCCAGCAACAGCAGCTTGGGCGATATGGCCAGGGCGCGTGCCAGCTCCAGCATCTTCTGGCGGCCGAAGTCCAGGCTGCACGCCGGCGTGTCGAGGAAGTCGGCCAGCCCCACGCGTTCCAGCAGGTGCTCGACCCGCTCGCGCGTCTGCGCGGCGGCCGGACGCAGCAGCTTGCCGGCGCTGTCGGCGCCGTGCGCGTAGGTGCCGAGCAGTGCGTTTTCGCGCACGCTGAGCGCGCCGAACAGCTCCAGGTTCTGGAAGGTGCGGGCCACGCCCAGCGCCGCCATTTCGTGCGGCTTCTTGCGGGTGATGTCGACGCCGTCGAACTGGATGCTGCCGCTGCTGGGGCGGTAGTAGCGCGAGATGCAATTGAAGGTGGTGGACTTGCCCGCGCCGTTGGGGCCGATCAGCGCGTGGATGCGGCCGCGCTCGACCTGCATGGACAGGCCGTTGATGGCGGTGAGGCCGCCGAACTTCACGGTCAGACCCTGCACGTCCAGATAGGGATGGCTGCTCATGCCGCGCTCCTTTGGGTCGGTTTGGCCGCGGCCTTGTTGGGCGTGGAGGGGAGCGGCGTGGCGGGCGCCGGCGCGCGTCCGCGCGCGCCGCGGCCGGCGAACAGGCCCTTGGGCGCGAACATCATGAAGCCCATCAATATGACGCCGTAGATGATTTCCTGGAACGACAGCGCCTGGCGCAGCAACTCGGAAATGAGGCCGAAGGCCAGGGCGCCGGCAATGGCGCCGCGCACCGAGCCGATGCCGCCGACCACCACCATGGTCAGGATCAGGATGGTGGTCTGGAAGCCCAGGCTTTCCGGGTGGATGAAGGAAGCGAAGGTCGTGTACATGCCGCCCGCGATGCCGGCATAGGCGGCGGAAAGCGTGAAGGCGGTGCGCTTGATGGCGTTGACATTCACGCCCATGGCCTGCGCCGCCACATCGCTTTCGCGTACCGCGCGGAAGGCCGAACCGAGCTGCGAGCGGGACAGGGCTACCGTGGCCCAAAGCAGCAGCGCGGCGATCAGCACCACGAAGGGGTACGCCTTGGCGTCCGACACCAGTTCATAGCCGAACAGCGTGGCCGGCGAGATCCGGAAACCGTTCGAGCCATTGGTGACCGATTGCCAGTTCAGGAACACCCACTGCATCGCTTCGCCGAAGGCGAAGGTGGACAGCGCCAGGTAGATGTCGCGCATGCGCAGCGCCAGCGCGCCGATCACATAGCCCAGCGCGGCGGCCAGCAGCCCGCCCGCGACGATGGAAATGAAGAAGGGCGGATGCCATAGATTGTTGATGAGGCCGGCGGTATAGATGCCCACGCCGTAGAAAGCGGCATGGGACAGCGCAAACTGCCCGGTCTCGCCAATGACCAGGTGCAGGCCCAGCGCGAGCACTACGAACACCATCAGCAGGTTCACCACGTAGATGACATAGCCGCTGGCCGCGAAGGGCAGGATCGCCAGCACCACGGCCATCAGCGCCAGCAGCGCATGGTCGATTTTCTTGCTCATACTTTCTTCACCTGCAGTTTGCCGCCCAAGAGCCCTTGCGGACGCAGCAGCAGCACCACCATGATGGCCACGAAGGGCGCGACCACGATGGCATTGGTCGAAATGAACAGCCCCACCAGGTTCTCCGCCACGCCGATCACGAAGCCGCCGACCACCGCGCCGGGCAGGCTGGTGATGCCGCCGACGATGGCCGCGGCGTAGGCCAGGATGGCGATATGGCCGATGTCGGGCGTGATCAGGATCTTGGGCGTGATGAGCAGCGCCGCGACCGCCGATATCAGTCCGGCCAGCGCCCACACCAGCATGCGAATGCGGGTCAGGTTCACGCCCACCAGCCTCGCGGCCTTGGGGTTCATGCCCACGGCGCGCATCGCGCGGCCAACCCGGGTGTAGGTGAACATGCCGAAAAGCAGCAGCATCACCGCCACCGCGACGGCGAATATCACCAGGTCCAACTGGGTCAGCACCGCGTCGCCGATGATGATGGCGTCGGTCGAGGCCAGCGGCGGCAGCGAGCGCGGCGTGTCGCCCAGGCCGGTCTGGCGCACCAGGCCTTTCAGCGCATAGGCCAGGCCCAGGGTGGCGATCACCATCTGCACGCCCACGCCCTTGGAGGCGATGACGCGTTCCATGACGACGCGCTGGAACAGGCCCGACAGGACGGCCACGGCGAGGAGCGTGATGGGAATGACGACGAGATAGGGCCAGCCCATCACCAGGGTGAGGAACAAGGCGATGTAGCCGCCGACCATGAAGATCTCGCCCTGGGCGAAATTCGGCACGTCGGTGGTCTTGAAAATGATCACAACGGCGACCGCCAGCAGCGCGTACACGCTGCCCGTCACCAGTCCCGACAGCACCCCCTGCTGCAGGAACAGCCAGATATCGGCAAAGCTCATGATGTTTCTCCGGCAGCCCGCGCGCTGCTGCGCCAGCGCGCGGGCCCGGCCCGTGGCGGGCCGCTGGTTTACTTCTGGTACTGCCAGACGCTCTTGAAGGCGCCAGGCACGAGCGACATGTTGGTGCCGTCGAACTTGATGTAGATGGCGGATTCCTGGGCGGCGCGGTCGTTCGGGCCGAACTCGATCGGACCGGCCATGACGCCCGAATCGAACTTCATGGTTTCCAGCGCTTGCAGCACTTTCTCGCGGGTGGGCTGGGGGCCAGCGGCCTTCAGCGCGTTGACCACCGCCATCGCGGGCGGCAGACCGTAGGGCATGTAGGTCTGCGGATGGCCCGGCTTGGCGGCCAGGTCGGGGTAGGCCTGCTTGTACATGTCGTACACCCAGGTCAGCTTGGAGCCGCCCGGCACGTCGGACAGCACTTCCTGGATGTAGACGTTCTTGAAGGCGTCCTTGTTGCCCACGTTCTCGACCAGCTGCTTCAGGTCGGCGGTGCCGTTCACCGCCAGCACGATGGGCTTGTTCCAGCCCAGTTCCTGCGCCTTCTTGATGATGAGCGCGGCGGGGCGGGCATACGTGGTCAGCAGCAGCACGTCGGCGTTGGCGGCGCGGATCTTCAGCATGGGCGCGGTCACGTCGGTGATGTTCGGGTTCACCGACTGGACTTGCAGCGACGCGTCGCCCAGCTGTTTGACCTGGGCCTGCGCGGCCTCCAGGTTCCAGCCGCCGTAGGCGTCGTCATGGTTGATGTAGCCGATCTTCTTGGCCTTCAGGTGCTCGGCGGCGAACTGCACCATCGAGCCGCCCACGGCGTGCTGGGAGATGGAGAAGGCGCCGTAGATGTACTTGGATGGCGGATACAGCGCGCCGTCGCCCGAGGCGTTGAGCATCACGAGCGGGACCTTCTCGCGTTCGACATATTCGCGCGAGGCCACCACCGCGGCCGAGCAGGAGCCGCCGTTCAGCAGGAATACCTTGTCCTGCTCGTTCAGCTTCTTCACCGCGGCGACCAGGTCGTTGGCGTTGCAGCGGTCGTCCTCGATCACCAGCTCGATCTGGCGGCCATGCACCCCGCCTTCCTTGTTGACCTTGGCGTACCACATCTTGGCCGCGTTCAGCACGTCAAAGCCGTAGGCCATGCCGCTGCCGGACAAGGGCGCGAACAGGCCGATCTTGATGGTCTTGTCGGTGATGCCCGGCTCCTGTTGCGCCAGCGCGCCCGTGCTCAAGGCCCACGCGCATAGTGCAGCGGCGGCTGCGTAGCGACTGCTTTTCTTCATCTTTGTCTCCCGTTCTTTTTTGATGCGCGCCTTTGTTGGTGGATGGCGCTTTGCTGCGTTGCCGGCCTGGCCGCCGGATTGCCTTACTGCATGCGGTAGCCGCCGTTGACGTCGATGACGCTGCCGGTGATGTAGCCGGCTTCCTCCGACGCCAGGAAGCGCACGGCGGCGGCCACGTCGTCCACGGTGCCGATGCGGCCCAGCGGAATGGCTTGCGCCGCGGCGGCCAGCGCGCCGCTGCTGGTGACGGTGCTGCGCAGCATGTCGGTGTCGATGAGGCCCGGCGCGATGCCGTTGACCGTGACGCCCAGGTGTGCGGATTCGCGCGCCATGGCCTTGGTCAGGCCCAGCACCGCGGACTTGGCCGCGATGTACGAGGCGCTGGAGCGGTAGCCGCCCAACTG encodes:
- a CDS encoding ABC transporter ATP-binding protein; translation: MSSHPYLDVQGLTVKFGGLTAINGLSMQVERGRIHALIGPNGAGKSTTFNCISRYYRPSSGSIQFDGVDITRKKPHEMAALGVARTFQNLELFGALSVRENALLGTYAHGADSAGKLLRPAAAQTRERVEHLLERVGLADFLDTPACSLDFGRQKMLELARALAISPKLLLLDEPAAGLRNREIETLDRLLTELCERDGITVLLVEHVMQLVMSISDRITVMSFGEKIAEGTPAEVRSNPRVIEAYLGKGAAGG
- a CDS encoding branched-chain amino acid ABC transporter permease translates to MSKKIDHALLALMAVVLAILPFAASGYVIYVVNLLMVFVVLALGLHLVIGETGQFALSHAAFYGVGIYTAGLINNLWHPPFFISIVAGGLLAAALGYVIGALALRMRDIYLALSTFAFGEAMQWVFLNWQSVTNGSNGFRISPATLFGYELVSDAKAYPFVVLIAALLLWATVALSRSQLGSAFRAVRESDVAAQAMGVNVNAIKRTAFTLSAAYAGIAGGMYTTFASFIHPESLGFQTTILILTMVVVGGIGSVRGAIAGALAFGLISELLRQALSFQEIIYGVILMGFMMFAPKGLFAGRGARGRAPAPATPLPSTPNKAAAKPTQRSAA
- a CDS encoding branched-chain amino acid ABC transporter permease encodes the protein MSFADIWLFLQQGVLSGLVTGSVYALLAVAVVIIFKTTDVPNFAQGEIFMVGGYIALFLTLVMGWPYLVVIPITLLAVAVLSGLFQRVVMERVIASKGVGVQMVIATLGLAYALKGLVRQTGLGDTPRSLPPLASTDAIIIGDAVLTQLDLVIFAVAVAVMLLLFGMFTYTRVGRAMRAVGMNPKAARLVGVNLTRIRMLVWALAGLISAVAALLITPKILITPDIGHIAILAYAAAIVGGITSLPGAVVGGFVIGVAENLVGLFISTNAIVVAPFVAIMVVLLLRPQGLLGGKLQVKKV
- a CDS encoding ABC transporter substrate-binding protein: MKKSSRYAAAAALCAWALSTGALAQQEPGITDKTIKIGLFAPLSGSGMAYGFDVLNAAKMWYAKVNKEGGVHGRQIELVIEDDRCNANDLVAAVKKLNEQDKVFLLNGGSCSAAVVASREYVEREKVPLVMLNASGDGALYPPSKYIYGAFSISQHAVGGSMVQFAAEHLKAKKIGYINHDDAYGGWNLEAAQAQVKQLGDASLQVQSVNPNITDVTAPMLKIRAANADVLLLTTYARPAALIIKKAQELGWNKPIVLAVNGTADLKQLVENVGNKDAFKNVYIQEVLSDVPGGSKLTWVYDMYKQAYPDLAAKPGHPQTYMPYGLPPAMAVVNALKAAGPQPTREKVLQALETMKFDSGVMAGPIEFGPNDRAAQESAIYIKFDGTNMSLVPGAFKSVWQYQK